A single Brassica rapa cultivar Chiifu-401-42 chromosome A04, CAAS_Brap_v3.01, whole genome shotgun sequence DNA region contains:
- the LOC117133478 gene encoding F-box/kelch-repeat protein At3g27150-like: MLLKVLFWNLQEMMSKDMAKINRDMLMLRDDEAPKVGASLSQSKRRKISIVDIKPNIPNLNVKPCYDSDEEEKGEITKIFQNLAGLKSHDGCYVHHKLLYELEVEIFARLPCFEYWKLQFLNKKLLQLLKSGEIFRVRQEKGLVKPYVILHSGAGSNWKMFDKDFTTFRRLPKVPSSDYCFFHSDKETICVGTHLIVIGRAIEGIVVFRYELENHKWFKGPSMITPRVMYGSASHGKTAFFAGGIQKDDNGNHIVVRTVEKYNADAQSWTIINGMHKARKFSSGCFLRGKFYVLGGRDENDKHLTCGESYDETTKSWELIPDMLKDMTFLTPSQSPPLIAVVDDNLYMLETSLNELRVYDINTNIWKKLGVVPVSANTTFGWGTAFKSMGDRLLVVGTSHSWHMKAVVYSCRPSPDVEEQHWEELKYWCSGAELSQFIHNCCVMFA, encoded by the coding sequence ATGTTACTCAAAGTATTATTTTGGAATTTACAGGAAATGATGTCAAAAGATATGGCTAAAATAAATCGAGATATGCTAATGCTAAGGGATGATGAGGCTCCTAAAGTTGGAGCTAGCTTGAGCCAATCTAAACGAAGGAAGATTTCAATTGTTGACATTAAACCCAACATACCTAACCTGAATGTGAAACCTTGTTATGATTccgatgaagaagaaaaaggagaaattacaaaaatatttcaaaatcttGCAGGTTTAAAATCTCATGATGGATGTTATGTTCATCATAAGCTTTTGTACGAGCTTGAGGTCGAGATCTTTGCTCGTCTTCCATGCTTCGAATACTGGAAACTGCAGTTTCTTAACAAGAAACTTTTGCAGTTGTTAAAAAGTGGTGAAATTTTCAGGGTGAGACAAGAAAAGGGACTTGTGAAACCCTACGTGATTTTGCATTCAGGGGCTGGATCAAATTGGAAAATGTTTGATAAGGATTTTACAACCTTTCGGAGACTTcctaaagttccttcttctgactATTGCTTTTTCCACAGCGATAAGGAAACAATATGTGTGGGTACCCATCTAATTGTCATTGGAAGAGCAATAGAGGGAATTGTGGTGTTTCGCTACGAGTTAGAGAATCATAAGTGGTTCAAAGGTCCTTCAATGATCACACCGAGGGTCATGTACGGTTCTGCTAGCCATGGAAAAACCGCATTCTTTGCAGGAGGCATTCAAAAGGATGACAATGGGAACCATATTGTTGTGCGAACTGTAGAAAAGTATAATGCTGATGCACAAAGTTGGACTATAATTAATGGAATGCATAAAGCAAGGAAGTTCAGCTCAGGATGTTTCTTGCGTGGAAAATTTTATGTCCTCGGTGGCCGAGATGAGAATGATAAACACCTCACTTGTGGAGAAAGTTATGATGAGACCACAAAGTCTTGGGAGTTGATACCTGACATGTTAAAAGACATGACATTCCTTACGCCTTCCCAATCTCCGCCTCTTATAGCTGTGGTTGATGACAATCTATACATGTTGGAGACATCTTTGAACGAGCTTCGCGTATATGATATAAACACAAATATTTGGAAGAAACTTGGTGTTGTCCCTGTGAGCGCAAACACTACCTTTGGTTGGGGGACTGCGTTTAAATCGATGGGAGATAGACTTCTGGTTGTTGGAACTTCTCACTCTTGGCATATGAAAGCAGTAGTCTACTCATGCCGTCCTTCTCCAGACGTGGAAGAGCAGCATTGGGAAGAATTAAAATATTGGTGCAGTGGTGCTGAGCTCTCACAGTTTATTCATAACTGCTGTGTGATGTTTGCTTAA
- the LOC117133479 gene encoding F-box/kelch-repeat protein At3g27150-like has protein sequence MLLKVLFWNLQEIMSKDMAKINRDMLMLRDDEAPKVGASLSQSKRRKISIVGIKPNIPDLNVKPCYDFDEEEKGEITKIFQNLAGLKSHDGCYVHHKLLYELEVEIFARLPCFEYWKLQFLNKKLLQLLKSGEIFRVRQENGLVKPYVIFHSGAGSNWEMFDKDFKTFRRLPKVPSSDYCFFHSDKETICVGTHLIVIGRAIEGIVVFRYELENHKWFKGPSMITPRVMYGSASHGKTAFFAGGIQKDDNGNPIVVRTVEKYNDDAQSWTIINGLHKARKFSSGCFLRGKFYVLGGRDENDKHLTCGESYDETTKSWELIPDMLKDMTFLTPSQSPPLIAVVDDNLYMLETSLNELRVYDINTNIWKKLGVVPVSANTTFGWGTAFKSMGDRLLVVGTSHSWHMKAVVYSCRPSPDVEEQHWEELKYWCSGAELSQFIHNCCVMFA, from the coding sequence ATGTTACTCAAAGTATTATTTTGGAATTTACAGGAAATTATGTCAAAAGATATGGCTAAAATAAATCGAGATATGCTAATGCTAAGGGATGATGAGGCTCCTAAAGTTGGAGCTAGCTTGAGCCAATCTAAACGAAGGAAGATTTCAATTGTTGGCATTAAACCCAACATACCTGACCTGAATGTGAAACCTTGTTATGATttcgatgaagaagaaaaaggagaaattacaaaaatatttcagAATCTTGCAGGTTTAAAATCTCATGATGGATGTTATGTTCATCATAAGCTTTTGTACGAGCTTGAGGTCGAGATCTTTGCTCGTCTTCCATGCTTCGAATACTGGAAACTGCAGTTTCTTAACAAGAAACTTTTGCAGTTGTTAAAAAGTGGTGAAATTTTCAGGGTGAGACAAGAAAATGGACTTGTGAAACCCTACGTGATTTTTCATTCAGGGGCTGGATCAAATTGGGAAATGTTTGATAAGGATTTTAAAACCTTTCGGAGACTTcctaaagttccttcttctgactATTGCTTTTTCCACAGCGATAAGGAAACAATATGTGTGGGTACCCATCTAATTGTCATTGGAAGAGCAATAGAGGGAATTGTGGTGTTTCGCTACGAGTTAGAGAATCACAAGTGGTTCAAAGGTCCTTCAATGATCACACCGAGGGTCATGTACGGTTCTGCTAGCCATGGAAAAACCGCATTCTTTGCAGGAGGCATTCAAAAGGATGACAATGGGAACCCTATTGTTGTGCGAACTGTAGAAAAGTATAATGATGATGCACAAAGTTGGACTATAATTAATGGATTGCATAAAGCAAGGAAGTTCAGCTCAGGATGTTTCTTGCGTGGAAAATTTTATGTCCTCGGTGGCCGAGATGAGAATGATAAACACCTCACTTGTGGAGAAAGTTATGATGAGACCACAAAGTCTTGGGAGTTGATACCTGACATGTTAAAAGACATGACATTCCTTACGCCTTCCCAATCTCCGCCTCTTATAGCTGTGGTTGATGACAATCTATACATGTTGGAGACATCTTTGAACGAGCTTCGCGTATATGATATAAACACAAATATTTGGAAGAAACTTGGTGTTGTCCCTGTGAGCGCAAACACTACCTTTGGTTGGGGGACTGCGTTTAAATCGATGGGAGATAGACTTCTGGTTGTTGGAACTTCTCACTCTTGGCATATGAAAGCAGTAGTCTACTCATGCCGTCCTTCTCCAGACGTGGAAGAGCAGCATTGGGAAGAATTAAAATATTGGTGCAGTGGTGCTGAGCTCTCACAGTTTATTCATAACTGCTGTGTGATGTTTGCTTAA
- the LOC117133480 gene encoding F-box/kelch-repeat protein At3g27150-like: MLLKVLFWNLQEMMSKDMAKINRDMLMIRDDQAPKVGASLSQSKRRKISIVGIKPNIPDLNVKPCYDSDEEEKGEITKIFQNLAGLKSHDGCYVHHKLLYELEVEMFARLPCFEYWKLQFLNKKLLQLLKSGEIFRVRQENGLVKPYVILHSGAGSNWEMFDKDFKTFRRLPKVPSSDYCFFHSDKETICVGTHLIVIGRAIEGIVVFRYELENHKWFKGPSMITPRVMYGSASHGKTAFFAGGIQKDDNGNPIVVRTVEKYNADAQSWTIINGMHKARKFSSGCFLRGKFYVLGGRDENDKHLTCGESYDETTKSWEVIPDMLKDMTFLTPSQSPPLIAVVDDNLYMLETSLNELRVYDINTNIWKKLGVVPVSANTTFGWGTAFKSMRDRLLVVGTSNSWHMKAVVYSCRPTPDVEEQHWEELKYWCSGAELSQFIHNCCVMFA, from the coding sequence ATGTTACTCAAAGTATTATTTTGGAATTTACAGGAAATGATGTCAAAAGATATGGCTAAAATAAATCGAGATATGCTAATGATAAGGGATGATCAGGCTCCTAAAGTTGGAGCTAGCTTGAGCCAATCTAAACGAAGGAAGATTTCAATTGTTGGCATTAAACCCAACATACCTGACCTGAATGTGAAACCTTGTTATGATTccgatgaagaagaaaaaggagaaattacaaaaatatttcagAATCTTGCAGGTTTAAAATCTCATGATGGATGTTATGTTCATCATAAGCTTTTGTACGAGCTTGAGGTCGAGATGTTTGCTCGTCTTCCATGCTTCGAATACTGGAAACTGCAGTTTCTTAACAAGAAACTTTTACAGTTGTTAAAAAGTGGTGAAATTTTCAGGGTGAGACAAGAAAATGGACTTGTGAAACCCTACGTGATTTTGCATTCAGGGGCTGGATCAAATTGGGAAATGTTTGATAAGGATTTTAAAACCTTTCGGAGACTTcctaaagttccttcttctgactATTGCTTTTTCCACAGCGATAAGGAAACAATATGTGTGGGTACCCATCTAATTGTCATTGGAAGAGCAATAGAGGGAATTGTGGTGTTTCGCTACGAGTTAGAGAATCACAAGTGGTTCAAAGGTCCTTCAATGATCACACCGAGGGTCATGTACGGTTCTGCTAGCCATGGAAAAACCGCATTCTTTGCAGGAGGCATTCAAAAGGATGACAATGGGAACCCTATTGTTGTGCGAACTGTAGAAAAGTATAATGCTGATGCACAAAGTTGGACTATAATTAATGGAATGCATAAAGCAAGGAAGTTCAGCTCAGGATGTTTCTTGCGTGGAAAATTTTATGTCCTCGGTGGCCGAGATGAGAATGATAAACACCTCACTTGTGGAGAAAGTTATGATGAGACCACAAAGTCTTGGGAGGTTATACCTGACATGTTAAAAGACATGACATTCCTTACGCCTTCCCAATCTCCGCCTCTTATAGCTGTGGTTGATGACAATCTATACATGTTGGAGACATCTTTGAACGAGCTTCGCGTATATGATATAAACACAAATATTTGGAAGAAACTTGGTGTTGTCCCTGTGAGCGCAAACACTACCTTTGGTTGGGGGACTGCGTTTAAATCGATGAGAGATAGACTTCTGGTTGTTGGAACTTCTAACTCTTGGCATATGAAAGCAGTAGTCTACTCATGCCGTCCTACTCCAGACGTGGAAGAGCAGCATTGGGAAGAATTAAAATATTGGTGCAGTGGTGCTGAGCTCTCACAGTTTATTCATAACTGCTGTGTGATGTTTGCTTAA
- the LOC103864193 gene encoding F-box/kelch-repeat protein At3g27150-like, which produces MLLKVLFWNLQEMMSKDMAKINRDMLMLRDDEAPKVGASLSQSKRTKISIVGIKPNIPDLNVKPCYDSDEEEKGEITKIFQNLAGLKSHDGCYVHHKLLYKLEVEIFARLPCFEYWKLQFLNKKLLQLLKSGEIFRVRQEKRLVKPYVILHSGVGSNWEMFDKDFKTFWRLPKVHSSDYCFFHTDKETICVGTHLIVIGRAIEGIVVFRYELENHKWFKGPSMITPRVMYGSASHGKTAFFAGGIQKDDNGNPIVVRTVEKYNADAQSWTIINGMHKARKFSSGCFLRGKFYVLGGRDENDKHLTCGESYDETTKSWELIPDMLKDMTFHTPSQSPPLIAVVDDNLYILETFLNELRVYDINTNIWKKLGVVPVSANTTFGWGTAFKSMGDRLLVVGTSHSWHMKAVVYSCRPSPEWKSSIGKN; this is translated from the coding sequence ATGTTACTCAAAGTATTATTTTGGAATTTACAGGAAATGATGTCAAAAGATATGGCTAAAATAAATCGAGATATGCTAATGCTAAGGGATGATGAGGCTCCTAAAGTTGGAGCTAGCTTGAGCCAATCTAAACGAACGAAGATTTCAATTGTTGGCATTAAACCCAACATACCTGACCTGAATGTGAAACCTTGTTATGATTccgatgaagaagaaaaaggagaaattacaaaaatatttcagAATCTTGCAGGTTTAAAATCTCATGATGGATGTTATGTTCATCATAAGCTTTTGTACAAGCTTGAGGTCGAGATCTTTGCTCGTCTTCCATGCTTCGAATACTGGAAACTGCAGTTTCTTAACAAGAAACTTTTGCAGTTGTTAAAAAGTGGTGAAATTTTCAGGGTGAGACAAGAAAAGAGACTTGTGAAACCCTACGTGATTTTGCATTCAGGGGTTGGATCAAATTGGGAAATGTTTGATAAGGATTTTAAAACCTTTTGGAGACTTCCTAAAGTTCATTCTTCTGACTATTGCTTTTTCCACACCGATAAGGAAACAATATGTGTGGGTACCCATCTAATTGTCATTGGAAGAGCAATAGAGGGAATTGTGGTGTTTCGCTACGAGTTAGAGAATCACAAGTGGTTCAAAGGTCCTTCAATGATCACACCGAGGGTCATGTACGGTTCTGCTAGCCATGGAAAAACCGCATTCTTTGCAGGAGGCATTCAAAAGGATGACAATGGGAACCCTATTGTTGTGCGAACTGTAGAAAAGTATAATGCTGATGCACAAAGTTGGACTATAATTAATGGAATGCATAAAGCAAGGAAGTTCAGCTCAGGATGTTTCTTGCGTGGAAAATTTTATGTCCTCGGTGGCCGAGATGAGAATGATAAACACCTCACTTGTGGAGAAAGTTATGATGAGACCACAAAGTCTTGGGAGTTGATACCTGACATGTTAAAAGACATGACGTTCCATACGCCTTCCCAATCTCCGCCTCTTATAGCTGTGGTTGATGACAATCTATACATATTGGAGACATTTTTGAACGAGCTTCGCGTATATGATATAAACACAAATATTTGGAAGAAACTTGGTGTTGTCCCTGTGAGCGCAAACACTACCTTTGGATGGGGGACTGCGTTTAAATCGATGGGAGATAGACTTCTGGTTGTTGGAACTTCTCACTCTTGGCATATGAAAGCAGTAGTCTACTCATGCCGTCCTTCTCCAGAGTGGAAGAGCAGCATTGGGaagaattaa
- the LOC103864038 gene encoding putative fasciclin-like arabinogalactan protein 20 isoform X2 — protein MASKLLSSFFLLSLYLVSVSDASLTSISAAEAFSASGQPSLLSIKYHLSPTRLPGETLTNLPHGAKLPTLRSNSSLTVTNSSRSGRVNLSINGVLVQDSPLFDDGYVVIYSSDEFFSPPIITPPSIANTISSPAESIDSIPIPIPSSAPSSPVKSKPVNCFNIFESASSLLLSRGFVIMATFLALQLEISPGNDTKLTVFAPIDEAFSVSNFSDYATIFRGHVIKRLLSWKDLEKLAWEGSILQAALKGYEIELSWSGDFLLLNGVPLIFPDLYANEWIVVHGVNQMIAPQASQAKVGESISELNGGEEEEEEEDDDVHREFSTELGDYGLH, from the exons ATGGCGTCGAAGCTTCTGAGTTCCTTCTTTCTCCTATCTCTCTATCTCGTTTCAGTTTCCGATGCTTCTCTGACATCTATCTCCGCCGCCG AAGCTTTCTCCGCCTCTGGACAGCCTTCGCTTCTCTCGATCAAGTACCACCTCTCTCCGACGAGGCTCCCCGGAGAAACCCTAACGAACCTTCCTCACGGCGCGAAACTCCCCACTCTCAGATCTAATTCCTCTCTAACCGTCACGAACTCATCGCGATCTGGCCGAGTGAATCTTTCGATCAACGGCGTCCTAGTCCAAGATTCGCCTCTCTTCGACGACGGTTACGTCGTGATTTACAGTTCCGACGAGTTTTTCTCACCGCCGATCATTACTCCACCATCGATCGCAAACACTATCTCATCTCCTGCTGAATCAATCGATTCGATTCCGATTCCTATCCCTAGCTCAGCCCCTAGCTCACCGGTTAAGTCTAAACCGGTTAATTGCTTCAACATCTTCGAGTCGGCTTCGAGTTTGTTACTTTCGAGAGGTTTCGTGATCATGGCTACGTTTCTCGCTCTACAGCTCGAGATCTCTCCTGGGAACGACACGAAGCTCACAGTCTTCGCTCCCATCGACGAAGCGTTTTCCGTCAGCAACTTCTCCGATTACGCTACTATCTTCAGGGGACATGTCATCAAGCGGCTTCTCTCGTGGAAAGATCTTGAGAAACTTGCGTGGGAAGGATCCATCTTGCAAGCTGCTCTCAAAGGTTATGAGATTGAGCTTTCTTGGTCTGgtgattttcttcttctcaatgGAGTCCCACTCATCTTTCCCGATCTGTACGCCAACGAATGGATTGTTGTTCATGGAGTTAACCAAATGATTGCACCGCAAGCAAGCCAGGCTAAAGTGGGAGAGTCAATCTCAGAGCTAAacggtggagaagaagaagaagaagaagaagatgatgatgttcATCGTGAGTTCTCTACTGAGTTAGGTGACTATGGTCTTCACTGA
- the LOC103864038 gene encoding putative fasciclin-like arabinogalactan protein 20 isoform X3, protein MASKLLSSFFLLSLYLVSVSDASLTSISSDQAFSASGQPSLLSIKYHLSPTRLPGETLTNLPHGAKLPTLRSNSSLTVTNSSRSGRVNLSINGVLVQDSPLFDDGYVVIYSSDEFFSPPIITPPSIANTISSPAESIDSIPIPIPSSAPSSPVKSKPVNCFNIFESASSLLLSRGFVIMATFLALQLEISPGNDTKLTVFAPIDEAFSVSNFSDYATIFRGHVIKRLLSWKDLEKLAWEGSILQAALKGYEIELSWSGDFLLLNGVPLIFPDLYANEWIVVHGVNQMIAPQASQAKVGESISELNGGEEEEEEEDDDVHREFSTELGDYGLH, encoded by the exons ATGGCGTCGAAGCTTCTGAGTTCCTTCTTTCTCCTATCTCTCTATCTCGTTTCAGTTTCCGATGCTTCTCTGACATCTATCTCC TCCGATCAAGCTTTCTCCGCCTCTGGACAGCCTTCGCTTCTCTCGATCAAGTACCACCTCTCTCCGACGAGGCTCCCCGGAGAAACCCTAACGAACCTTCCTCACGGCGCGAAACTCCCCACTCTCAGATCTAATTCCTCTCTAACCGTCACGAACTCATCGCGATCTGGCCGAGTGAATCTTTCGATCAACGGCGTCCTAGTCCAAGATTCGCCTCTCTTCGACGACGGTTACGTCGTGATTTACAGTTCCGACGAGTTTTTCTCACCGCCGATCATTACTCCACCATCGATCGCAAACACTATCTCATCTCCTGCTGAATCAATCGATTCGATTCCGATTCCTATCCCTAGCTCAGCCCCTAGCTCACCGGTTAAGTCTAAACCGGTTAATTGCTTCAACATCTTCGAGTCGGCTTCGAGTTTGTTACTTTCGAGAGGTTTCGTGATCATGGCTACGTTTCTCGCTCTACAGCTCGAGATCTCTCCTGGGAACGACACGAAGCTCACAGTCTTCGCTCCCATCGACGAAGCGTTTTCCGTCAGCAACTTCTCCGATTACGCTACTATCTTCAGGGGACATGTCATCAAGCGGCTTCTCTCGTGGAAAGATCTTGAGAAACTTGCGTGGGAAGGATCCATCTTGCAAGCTGCTCTCAAAGGTTATGAGATTGAGCTTTCTTGGTCTGgtgattttcttcttctcaatgGAGTCCCACTCATCTTTCCCGATCTGTACGCCAACGAATGGATTGTTGTTCATGGAGTTAACCAAATGATTGCACCGCAAGCAAGCCAGGCTAAAGTGGGAGAGTCAATCTCAGAGCTAAacggtggagaagaagaagaagaagaagaagatgatgatgttcATCGTGAGTTCTCTACTGAGTTAGGTGACTATGGTCTTCACTGA
- the LOC103864038 gene encoding putative fasciclin-like arabinogalactan protein 20 isoform X1: MASKLLSSFFLLSLYLVSVSDASLTSISAAVEVLCDSGYFSMGLTLKIADKDLRLDDWQELTIFAPSDQAFSASGQPSLLSIKYHLSPTRLPGETLTNLPHGAKLPTLRSNSSLTVTNSSRSGRVNLSINGVLVQDSPLFDDGYVVIYSSDEFFSPPIITPPSIANTISSPAESIDSIPIPIPSSAPSSPVKSKPVNCFNIFESASSLLLSRGFVIMATFLALQLEISPGNDTKLTVFAPIDEAFSVSNFSDYATIFRGHVIKRLLSWKDLEKLAWEGSILQAALKGYEIELSWSGDFLLLNGVPLIFPDLYANEWIVVHGVNQMIAPQASQAKVGESISELNGGEEEEEEEDDDVHREFSTELGDYGLH, encoded by the coding sequence ATGGCGTCGAAGCTTCTGAGTTCCTTCTTTCTCCTATCTCTCTATCTCGTTTCAGTTTCCGATGCTTCTCTGACATCTATCTCCGCCGCCGTCGAAGTCCTCTGCGATTCCGGCTACTTCTCCATGGGACTCACTCTAAAGATCGCCGACAAAGATCTGCGCCTAGATGATTGGCAAGAACTCACCATCTTCGCTCCTTCCGATCAAGCTTTCTCCGCCTCTGGACAGCCTTCGCTTCTCTCGATCAAGTACCACCTCTCTCCGACGAGGCTCCCCGGAGAAACCCTAACGAACCTTCCTCACGGCGCGAAACTCCCCACTCTCAGATCTAATTCCTCTCTAACCGTCACGAACTCATCGCGATCTGGCCGAGTGAATCTTTCGATCAACGGCGTCCTAGTCCAAGATTCGCCTCTCTTCGACGACGGTTACGTCGTGATTTACAGTTCCGACGAGTTTTTCTCACCGCCGATCATTACTCCACCATCGATCGCAAACACTATCTCATCTCCTGCTGAATCAATCGATTCGATTCCGATTCCTATCCCTAGCTCAGCCCCTAGCTCACCGGTTAAGTCTAAACCGGTTAATTGCTTCAACATCTTCGAGTCGGCTTCGAGTTTGTTACTTTCGAGAGGTTTCGTGATCATGGCTACGTTTCTCGCTCTACAGCTCGAGATCTCTCCTGGGAACGACACGAAGCTCACAGTCTTCGCTCCCATCGACGAAGCGTTTTCCGTCAGCAACTTCTCCGATTACGCTACTATCTTCAGGGGACATGTCATCAAGCGGCTTCTCTCGTGGAAAGATCTTGAGAAACTTGCGTGGGAAGGATCCATCTTGCAAGCTGCTCTCAAAGGTTATGAGATTGAGCTTTCTTGGTCTGgtgattttcttcttctcaatgGAGTCCCACTCATCTTTCCCGATCTGTACGCCAACGAATGGATTGTTGTTCATGGAGTTAACCAAATGATTGCACCGCAAGCAAGCCAGGCTAAAGTGGGAGAGTCAATCTCAGAGCTAAacggtggagaagaagaagaagaagaagaagatgatgatgttcATCGTGAGTTCTCTACTGAGTTAGGTGACTATGGTCTTCACTGA
- the ARP1 gene encoding 50S ribosomal protein L27, chloroplastic, with amino-acid sequence MAIATSMSLNLIGAFKGLSLSSTSSFLRGDLNLNPKTSFTVTLPLEKLQAPVPLTIESAHKKGAGSTKNGRDSPGQRLGVKIYGDQVAKPGAIIVRQRGTKFHAGKNVGIGKDHTIFSLIDGLVKFEKFGPDRKKISVYPREIVPENPNSYRARKREAFRVQREKKKARRENYTYTLPTPELVLASAAVDDEETNADC; translated from the exons ATGGCGATTGCAACATCCATGAGTTTGAATCTAATTGGAGCATTCAAAGGCCTATCCCTCTCTTCAACCTCGTCTTTCCTAAGAGGCGATTTGAATCTAAACCCAAAAACCTCCTTCACTGTGACACTCCCTTTGGAAAAACTCCAAGCTCCGGTTCCATTGACGATTGAATCTGCGCACAAGAAAGGAGCCGGTAGTACTAAGAACGGTCGTGATTCTCCGGGACAAAGACTCGGCGTCAAGATTTACGGTGACCAAGTCGCTAAACCAGGGGCCATCATCGTTCGTCAACGTGGCACTAAG TTCCATGCTGGAAAGAACGTTGGGATTGGTAAAGATCATACCATCTTCTCTTTAATCGATGGGTTAGTCAAGTTCGAGAAGTTTGGTCCCGACAGGAAGAAG ATTAGTGTGTACCCAAGGGAAATTGTGCCAGAGAATCCCAACAGTTACAGGGCAAGAAAGAGAGAAGCTTTTAGAGTGCaaagggagaagaagaaggcCAGACGCGAGAACTACACTTACACACTTCCTACCCCTGAGCTTGTTCTTGCATCTGCTGCGGTCGATGATGAGGAAACCAATGCCGATTGCTGA
- the LOC103864040 gene encoding uncharacterized protein LOC103864040 yields the protein MHDWAAPLIASALFAFLSPGLILQFPGKESPVGFMNMKTTVASIFVHTVLYGLFLILFLVVLNVHVYA from the coding sequence ATGCATGATTGGGCAGCACCGTTGATAGCTTCGGCTCTATTCGCGTTTCTATCGCCGGGACTGATACTGCAGTTTCCTGGGAAAGAATCTCCGGTAGGTTTCATGAACATGAAGACGACGGTAGCTTCTATTTTCGTCCACACCGTTCTCTACGGTCTCTTTCTCATCCTCTTCCTAGTCGTTCTCAACGTCCATGTTTATGCTTAG
- the LOC103864043 gene encoding uncharacterized protein LOC103864043: MSADWGPVIVAVALFILLSPGLLFQLPARTRVMEFGNMSTSGISILVHAIIYFCILTILVIAIQIHIHF, from the coding sequence ATGAGTGCAGACTGGGGACCAGTGATTGTAGCAGTGGCTCTGTTCATCCTACTCTCACCAGGATTGCTCTTTCAGCTACCGGCAAGGACAAGAGTGATGGAGTTTGGTAACATGAGCACAAGCGGCATTTCGATTTTGGTCCACGCCATTATTTACTTCTGTATACTCACCATCTTGGTCATAGCCATACAAATTCACATCCATTTCTGA